GAAATCTCAGTAAATTTACACACACATCCTTCACAccacaccccacacccccctcTTTAGTTGTTGTCTTCTAGTAAAGTTAGTTATGTGTTACATGTCATCTTTACTGATTCTAAGTGCTCCGCTAAGATAATTACAGGCAGTAGGGAAGGAGAAATGATCTCTGGTCTCCTTAGAGTAAGAGAAACCTGAAGTTTAATCTTTTAAAGGCAAATCAAAGCCTTAGGATCTAACCAGAGATTGATCTAGTTACTATAAAACAGATCTAATTATCAGGCTATTTAAACTCTTTTGCTTACTTAGAGAACAGAAACTAAATAGTCTCATGCAGTTAATAAAGTAACATATCCATGCATTTAGGACTTAATTAAGGATTTGTTGCCTCAGTTTATGTGCAGCTATGCATGATTTTTTGCTTATGATGAAGATAAAAAGACCGTAACTTGTATATTGTCTCTGTGAGTTGAAGTTGTCAGCTGACTTcataaatttctttaaaattaaatctctgGGGCAATTCTAATCAGGTGAGTATgttgaggaaaaacaaaaggtaaGGTAACTGCCACttccagcaaagaaatacatgcTTTTGTTCCACCCCATTGTTGAAATGAGTTTTTACTTCCTGTTATGAGTGAACGAATCTagtaaaaatagtttaaatttgGAGTAAGTCCACTCAGAGCTTATGTAGACTTAACATTTAGCATAATTTGACAGTGTCTTCGCATAGTACCAAAGAAATATGTTGATGAAGTGTTTCTGTAAGGATTTttgttctgaacttgtttgccTTCTAATAGTAAAATATGCAATGCTCAAACCAAAATGTTAGCCATCTTTTTTTCTATAGAAATTTTCAATACACTTTGAATGTCAAAGGGTAATGAACAGCATATTGTATGCAGTGATTGGGCTTTCAGTATTGATTTCTGAATCAAACATTAATAGTGATTTATCTCATTTCTGGAATCAAATTAATCCTGTTGTCATCTAAGCTATTCTATTTCACATGttgttttgcttgtttacaATGGTGGTGTAGATTATCTTAAATATagtattttgtctgttttcaagCTAATGATGGAAATTGGCCAATACTTAAACAGAGCTCAACCCCTGTGGTAAAACCCCCTCAGATCTCCAACACAGACTGGAAAGAATCAAGCATGGATACTGCTTTAAAACAAGGAACTATATCCAGCCAGCCTTTGCCAACCTCAGTATTAGGAAGTACAGATAAGCTGGTGGGTTTCATCTGTGATATATTTATAGATGTTTTGCTGAAATTATGAACCTTTGGCTTCCATAGCTGAACTTACTTCAGTTACCTACACATTCAGTTTCCCTGCTgatgattatttaaaaagacagaaagaaaatttcctcCTGTTCCTTTCTGTTCTTATCACATTacaatttatgtatttttttttctttcaacttcaGTAGTTCGtattcctttctgttcttttacaTACCTGGtctccccttttctctccctttgctCCTCCTAATCATCTCCCCCACCTTCCTATTTTTCTAACTCAAATCTTTGTTACTATTTTTCCTTGGTGTAAGTTATCACTTTTTCAGTGCACCCTTTTTCTCCCAAACATCTCACAAAAGAAGTCATTAAATCCATCCTTGAGTGAGTCCACTGGTGTTGTCTGTCTGTGCTGTTCTAGTACTTTATGAATTCTTTAAGACTGTAATCTTTAAAGAATATGGACCTTGTCTTTAAATAGTTTTACCAAAACTCTGTTATCACACTATATATTATCAAATACATTATCAACTAGATACTGAGATCCAGAACCTAGAACAAGTTATTCAGGCTTTGAAACTATGCAAATAGTTTTGGATTCATATCAATGTATTATAGCTGAAGATGCCTTTAAACAGTGGCCTCTGACGTATGATGAGGTCTTGTGATAAATTCAGGTAGAATCATATCTAGTGATTAAGGAACACAAATTGTTTATATTGACTCCTTTGCTGTCACACAAGATTATTAGTATGTTTTGTTGAATGAGGAATATTCTTGCTcacaagtattttatttaattaaatgttacatacttttttattgttcttaCGTAGGGTCTTGACATGGGGAAGGTGCCACCAATTCCTGGTGTAAGCAAGCAGTTGCCTCAAAACTATGGGACCTATCCAAGTCCAGTTCCCTTAGGAACAGGTTCTACAAATTCTCTAGAAAGAAGGAAGGATGGCAGTCTGCCCAGACCTGGCACCAGTATAACAAATCGGCAAAGACCTGTTCCACTTCCGCCGCCAAGCAATGTACATCAGCCCAGTTCTTCACAACAGATTCAACAGAGAATTTCTGTACCTCCCAGCCCTACTTACCAATCTTCTGGTCCTCCCTTGTTCCCAGGAGGAGATGGCAGGCCAGAACTCCCTTTAACTGTGGCAATCAGACCTTTTCTAGCTGATAAAGGATCCAGACCTCAGTCTCCCAGAAAAGGGCCACAGACAGTGAACTCCAGTTCCATCTACTCAATGTATCTTCAGCAAGCAACACCACCAAAGAATTATCAACAAGCTGTATACAATACCTTAAATAAGTCAGTAAAAGCAGGTagaatatattttgctttatttttttcgTTTGAAATAGACTGTTAAGATCTACTTACTGGGTTTAGTTTACTTTCCATACCAGTTTGAAAAACTTGTCTAAATCTGcgagaaaagatatttttatgtatgtggCATGGCAGAAAAATGATCCCGTATATTCTTGGCGTGATAAATAAGTATACATtacattacttttatttaaaacaagatGCAATTAGAACAATACAGTCTGGATACTCTACCAATACTTTCAGAAATAAGTTGAAAAAACAGTGTCTAGAGAGGAGAGTTTTTCTGCTCTTACTGTTCCTCATGAAAAACATTCCAGGTGTTATTTGTAGCTTATAGGAAGCATCACAATCACCAACAGGtgagtatttttgttttgataggTTCCAGtataattaatttgattttttttttttttcctttctgtattcGTGTCAAACAAGTAGCAACAGAGGCATATGTGGTTTATTTGCAAATACTTTATTATGTAATTTGAGAACAGTTCTTCAttgttttccatctttcttttcttcagtttatgGAAAACCTGTATTACAATCTGGTTCGACTTCTCCCTCACCCTTGCCATTCCTTCATGGTTCTTTGCCTGCCCAGACTTCCTCACAGCCACAATCTCAGCCTCAGACTGAGGTCTCTGAAAAAGATCAAGAGCTGGAAAATGCTCCACCGTCCAGTGAAAATAGCAATGTGGAAAACATTCCTCGTCCTCTCAGTCCTACTAAGCTCACACCTATTGTGCATTCACCCCTCCGATATCAAAGTGATGCTGACCTTGAAGCTCTGAGAAGAAAATTGGCCAATGCTCCTAGGCCATTAAAGAAGCGTAGTTCTATCACTGAACCAGAAGGCCCAAGCGGACCAAATATACAAAAATTGTTATATCAGCGCTTTAATACTCTTGCTGGAGGAATAGAAAGTGCTCCTTTTTATCAGCCAAGCAATCCCCAGGACTTCATAGGCATCTTAGCTGATGTTGATAATGGTAATACTAGTACCAATGGCAACATCGAAGAACCTATTTCTGTGCAGCCTACAGTTCCTCTTCCTGATGAGCCACCCCCTTCGTCAGATGCCAATGATAATGAATTACCTTCTCCTGCTACTGAGGAACTGATAAGCACTGAAACCACAAATCAAACATCTGAGACAACTGAAGATAACAACAACAATCCTGCTATAGTTCCTTCTACTGAACAGTCATCCAGTCCCACACCTGAGGTCAGTTCTCCAGTAGAAGATGAAGCTCCTTTGCcacctgctcttcctcctccacttccTCCAGTAagtaacaaagcaaaaagacaaTTTTGTGAACTATAGAATTAGCTGTGTGTTTAAACATAACTGGAAGATGGTAAGCTTATGCAAAATGGTATGTTTGCACTTCAAGTTTCCTGAtactaaaaggaaagaaaaccagggGGGCTCCAAGGAGAATTCTGATGGATTAGTTTCTTTACTACTGTAGCTGTTTAGTAAGGAAAACGTGCATACAGGCAACAGGAGGTTGTGTATGTACTTTAGGTTGTAGAACATCTTTTGGGATGTACTCCTGTTGTAGAACTAATTCTGGCATCTGagattgcattaaaaatgttttttcatttccttgggCCTACAAAGATAACTATTTGTATGAAACTAAGGGTAAGCTATGACAGTCAGAAGCTTTTTAATTTGCAAGCAAGCTGAAATAACTGTTCTGGGAGAAGTGCACTCCTTTTCCCCTCTCAGCAGAGAGAGGTGATACCGAGGGCTGACAACACGAACAGCAACACAGCTGACTTGTTttagcagaaatgtttttctaataGGCTTGTCACGTAATTTGAATTCCTTTCGAAgtccctcctccagctgcaccaaaatcttttaaatacttgCCATGACCAAAATCTACAGTATATGGAGAATTGAAAATAGAGAGAAAACTGGATTTTATTCATAGTTGTTGATATGACTCACTTTAACATTGGTTTCAAAGAATATGTCCACTTTTTGATTCACATAGGGACCTTGCATTCCTCTGACAATTTGACTGCAGTGTGCACAGAGCCTTGCATGCATTTCCCATGAGCACAAGTGGACCAGGATACTTCTGGGAGAATGGAACATGCTAGCAACAGATATTATTCATACTGCGAGAGGTTTATTTTCCAAACTGAAATAGCCATACTAAATAGGagcataaatgaaaacagatcTTACAATGCTAGACACTAAAAGCACTCTATAAAAGCTGTAATTAgcaatagactttttttttttcctggaaagtgGTAAGGACACATGTGAATGATTCAGAATATTctcaaaacacatttaaatgaGTTTCATATCTTGAGAATGCTTCTTCTGATGATAACACCAGATAGAATGTCACATAAAATAGCTTCATGTTCTGTACTTTTGTTTCCCACAGCAAAACTCGTAACTTGTCAGTACTGACCTACAGCAGATTCTTTTGCTAATTCAAGGCAAAGATTCCTCTGAGTAGAGACTGATACTCAGGCTTATTTGTGTCATGCTTTCTAGTCTAAGCAAAAGTTTTGACAGTGTCTCGGACAATCCACCAGAAACACATTCAGCTGATATTAGATACAATTAAGATTGTGGTGCAGAAAAACGATTGGCTTAAGAACTTAGTTCGTTGTACTCACTACCTTTAATTAGAAGCCTCTAGATTATATTGgcttgctgttttcattttttaactgaataaGACGTAGCAAGATATCAAGCCTTTTATTTAGAGACTTTACAATAGAAACATGTGCATAGTTCTAATTACCATTTAAGTAGGATGGGATTGTTAACCTAGTTAAAAAGTAACTAAATCATTTGTAATACTTATGCAACCTGAAATGATGTCTTCCAACCTTCATCTCTACTCAGACAAAACGAACAAACTTGAAGAAACCCAACTCAGAAAGAACAGGCCACGGTTTGAGAGTGAAGTTCAATCCGTTGGCCCTCCTCCTAGATGCGTCTTTGGAGGGAGAATTTGATCTTGTACAACGAATCATATATGAGGTGAGCTTCTAAACAATGGCAACCTCTTTaagtatttaggaaaaaaaatgtgctgaactctttcatgttttcaatAGGTTGATGATCCCAGTAAACCAAATGATGAAGGAATTACACCTTTGCATAACGCAGTGTGTGCTGGTCATCACCACATTGTGAAGTTCCTGCTTGATTTCGGTGTAAATGTAAATGCAGCAGATAGTGATGGGTGGTAAGTGTCAAGATTTTTAACTTAGCATCTGAGAGAAACACCATTTCGAGGCACATTAAAAATTTAGTCAAGACCTATTTTGGGAACAATTCCCTTCCCTTTACCCCCAGCAAACGAGCACTTTCTAATCTCTAGGTGGTCACAAACTCAAATGCAAGGTTGCGCTGTGTTCAACTCATGTGCAAGCACACTTAAATCATAAAGTATACTACGATTTGGGTTTCCTTAGTGATATAGTTGCATTTCTTGTTCACATgcttaaataaataacaacTGACACAAGTTAATTTTGTTTGAGTTTCATCTTCATATAACCCAGGACAGATTTTGGTGTTCTTGAAGAACCTAGCCTTAGAGGTAGATTTAGCACTTCTGAAGCATTTGGAGGGGATGTGAAACCTTGCTGTGCTGATCTGTTTCGCCCTCACCTTATTTTACCTTTCAGATTTCCTCATATTGGAAAATACCCTTTTATACCCAGCAGCTTTGTAAGCTatgaaaatcagcatttttgCTAACATCTATTTTATAATGTTTAGCTTTACTGGAGTCAAGTAAATCCTGGGATCCACTCCAGTTGCTTGACAGGTTTTGGACAATGCATACGTATACTATAATCATAAAGAacaatttcctttaaaaaaaatagacagACTAAAGTCTCTATTGCAAGGTAAAACAGTTAGGAATCCTggaagtttattttttcatgtctacatttttgctttatttcaggaCACCCTTGCATTGTGCTGCTTCTTGCAATAGTGTTCATCTCTGTAAACTACTGGTTGAATCTGGGGCAGCTATTTTTGCTTCAACTATAAGTGATATAGAAACTGCTGCAGACAAGTGTGAAGAGATGGAAGAAGGTTATATTCAGTGTTCCCAGTTCTTGTATGGTAAGCTGTGACACTACTTGACAAGCTTTCTTAGCTTTTCTAAAATTCgttcctttctgtttctctgatgTGCATGAACATCTCCTTAGGCCCCAGACTTGGCAATTCTGCCCATTACCTACCTGTTCTTTCAAAATGCTAAAAACAAAAGTCTTTTTGTTATTATGATGTTGCTCATAGTCCTTCTGTTCTTCTGAGTTACTTCACAGGCTCCTTCTAAtgttacagattttaaaagtttaatatGGCTTAATTTCAAGGAAATGCTTCTGTGGGAAGGTTTTCACAGTAACAGTGAGTTGTCAAGTATCTTGACAGAGATAATCCAACTTCCAGATGCACAAATTTCTCGCAGATTACATGGAGAAACACGTACACTTCATGAATAATTAACTTGCAGAATGTATTTAGTTACTAAGGTATTTTTTGCAAGAAAAGTACCTTGATGAAGCAGACAATTTACATCAGAGGATGTAAGCTTCATTAAGGCTCTATATAGCTGACATATTgtacagatttttcaaaagcttcaaGTGTTACTGTATAAGGTCGGTTGTAGGAAGCAGGCCCGTGAGAAATATACAGCAGTACTGTAAAGCTGCTTTGCTCAAACacttgtaaaaatacttttatccTCATTTGAATAAAAGATTGTTAAATTTCTATGGCATACATAATAAGAGAAAAACCCCATGCTCCAAATTGGTTTAAAATATCCTGGAAAACTTGTTTTTATCATGCAGTTaaatttctgaaagcatttcatcATGGAAGTGCTGAAAATTGTTAATGAAATTTTATCAATAAGAGACTAATATTTGGGCCACAGTGTCCATACTAAAAATCTCAGAGGGAAAAATAGGATATTTTACCATCTAGTGTGTTCTCTAATTTGTTGTTAACAGGAGTGCAAGAGAAATTGGGAGTGATGAATAAAGGAGTGGTGTACGCTCTGTGGGATTATGAAGCCCAGAATAATGACGAGTTGTCATTCCACGAGGGCGATGCCATTACTATCCTAAGACGCAAGGACGACAATGAAACGGAGTGGTGGTGGGCCCGCCTCAATGATAAAGAAGGCTATGTGCCTAAAAATCTTCTTGGGGTAAGTTCTTCTTAAGTTACCTTCTCCCTtctatttttttacttcctcCTGAAGTAGGAACACAAGATCGATCTCTGGTCAGAATTCCTCTGTGCATCATCTGGATACACTGCTATGAAGTGCTGCAAAGCAGATTATCCTTATTCTCTCTGGCCTCTCTGTCATTGTAAACAAAAAGGAGAGGCTAGGGTTAGGAAATTAGTGCTGTTTTTTATTTGGCAAGTTagtatatttaatatattttatgctttaatctttaagatttttttcccttggctaAAATACAGAGCTGCTATGTAAAGTGTGGTGGCTCTATTAGGCAGCTCAAAGCTTTGGCCCAGGAAGTTCTTTAGGAAGGTTTTTAATACCTGGCACAAGATAAGCAATATATAGATATGTACAaatttaaaacaggaaagagCCTTGAAGATGACAACTTCAGGCAAGTCGTTTATGCTGCTCTCAGTCAAACGGAACACTGCTATCATGAAAGACCAGGAATGTAAGAAAGACTACTAAGTAGAGAGATATAGAGGACAAAATGCACAAGAAAaccatatagagcaggaaaTAAGCTCCCTCTAGGGCTCAACAGGGAATTCTGGTACTCACATAAAAGCATCCTTTGGTCTAGTCTGGGATCTTGAGCTAAACCAACCAAGTCATTTTCTGAGCAgccattttgctgctgttggcaggAATACGTCAGCTCTtggcctcctgctgcctctggtttaatttttcagaagtcaCTGGAGAACATGCTATAGCTGACAAAAACctcaccccccccaaaacacttTGCATTACCTGGTTCTTGTTAGTAAGTACCCCTTGGTTATAATTGACTTGATTTATATTTAACTTGGTATCAGCCATGCAAAGcctaatatttttattctgtttttacagTTATATCCACGAATAAAACCTAGACAGCGAACCCTTGCTTGAATTCAGTTGTACAACAGTGCAATACCATGCTGGTAACTGGAAACTTAAAACATACACTGGAGCCATCATTTTTTATCATttcacacagagaaataaaactacGATATTTAGTTTTAATGGTGCTTTCTCTTGTTAAATGGACAGCATCCACGATTTTCAAGATCTGCAGTTTGTAAATGATGAGGATTGTTTTTATGTGACCCACCACTGAGGAGGAGAGCGATACCTCCACTACCTACAGTGTTGCGCCAACTATCGTCTAAAGCGGTGTTTTAAGTTAAAGTTCTGTGGTAGGAGCTTTCTTGTGTTAAATGTTCAGAGGTGTCACTTGCGGAGTGCAGATATGCTGTCCAGTTTGCTCCAACCCCACAGTAACTGTCCCATGTCAGGATTTTGGATATTTTGTTCAATACCAGTGAATGTTGAGTTCTCATTACTGATCAACTCTGGGTTCTAAGACACAAGATCTTTACCTATTACATGCATAATTAAGTAGTCACCAAAGCTTTATGAAGGCTAGGATTTTAAGGGGTAACATGCTATACACTAAAATCCTAGTCTAGACAACCCCAACAAAAGCTTTACATAGTCTAGCATCTAGTATTATTTGCATTTAGAATCAAGCTAGAGAACTAACAAAACAGCAGTATTTGTACACTTCAAAACCCCTACACAGTATTTCACttggtgttttattttattattcagtcTACAGCACCAGTGTTACCTCTACTAACGTAAAGGTTCCCCTACTAACCACCTGCGCTTGTCCACCCTGGACAAAACAGTTAGTACCAAACTTGCAGCAGCTTAAGGGATTTGTACGTCTGCATGGATGAAAGTGCAATAGTTGAAAAGGGTGCGAGTCCGGTAAGAGTTATACTGTGTAATTTGAAGTCTGCCTGAGTCACTCTAGAAGAAAATATGAAGGACTGGATAGAAGTAGGAAGAGGGTTGTGTAGATGCTAAGtcaaggagaagaaagaaacaaggttTAGAGAAGGATTTAAGAAAGGTAATAGCTTATTTGAGGACAGTTTCTGTGGTTCTTGGCAGCCTACATCTGTTGCCAAGGCAAGTTATGCAATAACCTATTCCACTACACTGTagtttcaaggaaaaaaaaaagcacttcacTGGAATTTTAATTGTACATGATTTTATATACCAAAAGTATATTTTGAATTTCCCATTATAAGTTTTAGCCATATTTCTTGTAATTTTCTCCCATTTAACAGTATGCAATTTGATTAATTCTTCATGTACAAGTTCTGTGTATAATTTATATATCCATTTCCGCAGTGCTGTAACTTGCTTTTACCACAGGTTAGCATTAACTGTATATATTGTGGTGAAAAGTGAAAGGGTATTATTGTTGAAGAATTTGCTACATGAATGTGATGATTTCAAGAGCCTATGATACACTAATTCAGAGAACATGTAAATGTGCACAATAAAGTACTGCTAAGGCATGGCTGCATTCTCCAGTATTTTTATGTAGGTAGCCACAGTAGATGTGCCTTTGATCATAGTctacaaaaaaagaataattctaGCCGCTTACTCAGGTTTCTTCATTGTTTTACCAGCTGCACAGCAAATGACTTGCCAAACAACTGGAACATCCTTACACCAGTATTCCAACTGTGACAAATTAATACTTGTCTCTCAAGGGTCCTTTACACACAAGCTGACAACCAAGTGTGTTTGCATGCTCGTTTACTCCCTTTTTACCAGTGTAGAAGACAGAGGGCAGAAAGACACTT
The Gavia stellata isolate bGavSte3 chromosome 7, bGavSte3.hap2, whole genome shotgun sequence genome window above contains:
- the PPP1R13B gene encoding apoptosis-stimulating of p53 protein 1 isoform X2, giving the protein MKNILRMVLQNIIKTSKEKSWLPEKAGLNSKNWTKDRIIKKKMILTVFLSNNEQILTEVPITPETTCRDVVEFCKEPGEGSCHLAEVWRGNERPIPFDHMMYDHLQKWGPRREEVKFFLRHEESPAESNEQSGRQAQNQRNGINIPVEKRTENGVGNPRVELTLSELQDMAARQQQQIENQQQMLVAKEQRLRYLKQQERRQQQSVSESEKLQKLKERVETQETKLKKIRAMRGQVDYSKIMNGNLSTEIEHISAMFQEKQQELQAAVLKVDQLTQQLEDLRKGKLNGFQSYNGQMTGPAAVELKKLYQELQIRNRLNQEQNSKLQQQKELLNKRNMEVAMMDKRINELRERLYKKKVELNRINGTSSPQSSLSASGRVAAVGPYIQVPSAGTYAIPVDPVKPQTLTIASSSTHGRSKSETDCGCVKKSPDTWKVSDLDIIVDPILSPPTSLQSAVHNVIRLAPTLFDTQHSNDGNWPILKQSSTPVVKPPQISNTDWKESSMDTALKQGTISSQPLPTSVLGSTDKLGLDMGKVPPIPGVSKQLPQNYGTYPSPVPLGTGSTNSLERRKDGSLPRPGTSITNRQRPVPLPPPSNVHQPSSSQQIQQRISVPPSPTYQSSGPPLFPGGDGRPELPLTVAIRPFLADKGSRPQSPRKGPQTVNSSSIYSMYLQQATPPKNYQQAVYNTLNKSVKAVYGKPVLQSGSTSPSPLPFLHGSLPAQTSSQPQSQPQTEVSEKDQELENAPPSSENSNVENIPRPLSPTKLTPIVHSPLRYQSDADLEALRRKLANAPRPLKKRSSITEPEGPSGPNIQKLLYQRFNTLAGGIESAPFYQPSNPQDFIGILADVDNGNTSTNGNIEEPISVQPTVPLPDEPPPSSDANDNELPSPATEELISTETTNQTSETTEDNNNNPAIVPSTEQSSSPTPEVSSPVEDEAPLPPALPPPLPPTKRTNLKKPNSERTGHGLRVKFNPLALLLDASLEGEFDLVQRIIYEVDDPSKPNDEGITPLHNAVCAGHHHIVKFLLDFGVNVNAADSDGWTPLHCAASCNSVHLCKLLVESGAAIFASTISDIETAADKCEEMEEGYIQCSQFLYGVQEKLGVMNKGVVYALWDYEAQNNDELSFHEGDAITILRRKDDNETEWWWARLNDKEGYVPKNLLGLYPRIKPRQRTLA
- the PPP1R13B gene encoding apoptosis-stimulating of p53 protein 1 isoform X4, with the translated sequence MKNILRMVLQNIIKTSKEKSWLPEKAGLNSKNWTKDRIIKKKMILTVFLSNNEQILTEVPITPETTCRDVVEFCKEPGEGSCHLAEVWRGNERPIPFDHMMYDHLQKWGPRREEVKFFLRHEESPAESNEQSGRQAQNQRNGINIPVEKRTENGVGNPRVELTLSELQDMAARQQQQIENQQQMLVAKEQRLRYLKQQERRQQQSVSESEKLQKLKERVETQETKLKKIRAMRGQVDYSKIMNGNLSTEIEHISAMFQEKQQELQAAVLKVDQLTQQLEDLRKGKLNGFQSYNGQMTGPAAVELKKLYQELQIRNRLNQEQNSKLQQQKELLNKRNMEVAMMDKRINELRERLYKKKVELNRINGTSSPQSSLSASGRVAAVGPYIQVPSAGTYAIPVDPVKPQTLTIASSSTHGRSKSANDGNWPILKQSSTPVVKPPQISNTDWKESSMDTALKQGTISSQPLPTSVLGSTDKLGLDMGKVPPIPGVSKQLPQNYGTYPSPVPLGTGSTNSLERRKDGSLPRPGTSITNRQRPVPLPPPSNVHQPSSSQQIQQRISVPPSPTYQSSGPPLFPGGDGRPELPLTVAIRPFLADKGSRPQSPRKGPQTVNSSSIYSMYLQQATPPKNYQQAVYNTLNKSVKAVYGKPVLQSGSTSPSPLPFLHGSLPAQTSSQPQSQPQTEVSEKDQELENAPPSSENSNVENIPRPLSPTKLTPIVHSPLRYQSDADLEALRRKLANAPRPLKKRSSITEPEGPSGPNIQKLLYQRFNTLAGGIESAPFYQPSNPQDFIGILADVDNGNTSTNGNIEEPISVQPTVPLPDEPPPSSDANDNELPSPATEELISTETTNQTSETTEDNNNNPAIVPSTEQSSSPTPEVSSPVEDEAPLPPALPPPLPPTKRTNLKKPNSERTGHGLRVKFNPLALLLDASLEGEFDLVQRIIYEVDDPSKPNDEGITPLHNAVCAGHHHIVKFLLDFGVNVNAADSDGWTPLHCAASCNSVHLCKLLVESGAAIFASTISDIETAADKCEEMEEGYIQCSQFLYGVQEKLGVMNKGVVYALWDYEAQNNDELSFHEGDAITILRRKDDNETEWWWARLNDKEGYVPKNLLGLYPRIKPRQRTLA
- the PPP1R13B gene encoding apoptosis-stimulating of p53 protein 1 isoform X3 is translated as MKNILRMVLQNIIKTSKEKSWLPEKAGLNSKNWTKDRIIKKKMILTVFLSNNEQILTEVPITPETTCRDVVEFCKEPGEGSCHLAEVWRGNERPIPFDHMMYDHLQKWGPRREEVKFFLRHEESPAESNEQSGRQAQNQRNGINIPVEKRTENGVGNPRVELTLSELQDMAARQQQQIENQQQMLVAKEQRLRYLKQQERRQQQSVSESEKLQKLKERVETQETKLKKIRAMRGQVDYSKIMNGNLSTEIEHISAMFQEKQQELQAAVLKVDQLTQQLEDLRKGKLNGFQSYNGQMTGPAAVELKKLYQELQIRNRLNQEQNSKLQQQKELLNKRNMEVAMMDKRINELRERLYKKKVEARQKENIPLNRINGTSSPQSSLSASGRVAAVGPYIQVPSAGTYAIPVDPVKPQTLTIASSSTHGRSKSANDGNWPILKQSSTPVVKPPQISNTDWKESSMDTALKQGTISSQPLPTSVLGSTDKLGLDMGKVPPIPGVSKQLPQNYGTYPSPVPLGTGSTNSLERRKDGSLPRPGTSITNRQRPVPLPPPSNVHQPSSSQQIQQRISVPPSPTYQSSGPPLFPGGDGRPELPLTVAIRPFLADKGSRPQSPRKGPQTVNSSSIYSMYLQQATPPKNYQQAVYNTLNKSVKAVYGKPVLQSGSTSPSPLPFLHGSLPAQTSSQPQSQPQTEVSEKDQELENAPPSSENSNVENIPRPLSPTKLTPIVHSPLRYQSDADLEALRRKLANAPRPLKKRSSITEPEGPSGPNIQKLLYQRFNTLAGGIESAPFYQPSNPQDFIGILADVDNGNTSTNGNIEEPISVQPTVPLPDEPPPSSDANDNELPSPATEELISTETTNQTSETTEDNNNNPAIVPSTEQSSSPTPEVSSPVEDEAPLPPALPPPLPPTKRTNLKKPNSERTGHGLRVKFNPLALLLDASLEGEFDLVQRIIYEVDDPSKPNDEGITPLHNAVCAGHHHIVKFLLDFGVNVNAADSDGWTPLHCAASCNSVHLCKLLVESGAAIFASTISDIETAADKCEEMEEGYIQCSQFLYGVQEKLGVMNKGVVYALWDYEAQNNDELSFHEGDAITILRRKDDNETEWWWARLNDKEGYVPKNLLGLYPRIKPRQRTLA
- the PPP1R13B gene encoding apoptosis-stimulating of p53 protein 1 isoform X1, encoding MKNILRMVLQNIIKTSKEKSWLPEKAGLNSKNWTKDRIIKKKMILTVFLSNNEQILTEVPITPETTCRDVVEFCKEPGEGSCHLAEVWRGNERPIPFDHMMYDHLQKWGPRREEVKFFLRHEESPAESNEQSGRQAQNQRNGINIPVEKRTENGVGNPRVELTLSELQDMAARQQQQIENQQQMLVAKEQRLRYLKQQERRQQQSVSESEKLQKLKERVETQETKLKKIRAMRGQVDYSKIMNGNLSTEIEHISAMFQEKQQELQAAVLKVDQLTQQLEDLRKGKLNGFQSYNGQMTGPAAVELKKLYQELQIRNRLNQEQNSKLQQQKELLNKRNMEVAMMDKRINELRERLYKKKVEARQKENIPLNRINGTSSPQSSLSASGRVAAVGPYIQVPSAGTYAIPVDPVKPQTLTIASSSTHGRSKSETDCGCVKKSPDTWKVSDLDIIVDPILSPPTSLQSAVHNVIRLAPTLFDTQHSNDGNWPILKQSSTPVVKPPQISNTDWKESSMDTALKQGTISSQPLPTSVLGSTDKLGLDMGKVPPIPGVSKQLPQNYGTYPSPVPLGTGSTNSLERRKDGSLPRPGTSITNRQRPVPLPPPSNVHQPSSSQQIQQRISVPPSPTYQSSGPPLFPGGDGRPELPLTVAIRPFLADKGSRPQSPRKGPQTVNSSSIYSMYLQQATPPKNYQQAVYNTLNKSVKAVYGKPVLQSGSTSPSPLPFLHGSLPAQTSSQPQSQPQTEVSEKDQELENAPPSSENSNVENIPRPLSPTKLTPIVHSPLRYQSDADLEALRRKLANAPRPLKKRSSITEPEGPSGPNIQKLLYQRFNTLAGGIESAPFYQPSNPQDFIGILADVDNGNTSTNGNIEEPISVQPTVPLPDEPPPSSDANDNELPSPATEELISTETTNQTSETTEDNNNNPAIVPSTEQSSSPTPEVSSPVEDEAPLPPALPPPLPPTKRTNLKKPNSERTGHGLRVKFNPLALLLDASLEGEFDLVQRIIYEVDDPSKPNDEGITPLHNAVCAGHHHIVKFLLDFGVNVNAADSDGWTPLHCAASCNSVHLCKLLVESGAAIFASTISDIETAADKCEEMEEGYIQCSQFLYGVQEKLGVMNKGVVYALWDYEAQNNDELSFHEGDAITILRRKDDNETEWWWARLNDKEGYVPKNLLGLYPRIKPRQRTLA